Part of the Syntrophorhabdaceae bacterium genome is shown below.
CTTCCTCCGCTCGCCTGATCCGCACCATAGACTGGACCCTCGCAAGGAGCTCCCTGTTGGAAACGGGTCTCGTTATGAAACCGTCTGCTCCCCTATTGAGACCATCCGTTTGATGTTCCGATGAAGTCCTGACGCCTGAGGTGAGAATTACAAAAATATCCCTGAGGTCCCCGTCTTCCTTGATCTGCCTGCATAGTTCGGTGCCGGATATATCGGGGAGTACCACGTCGAGGAGGATTATGTCGGGCCGATGGGCGCGGGCTTTGGCAAGACCTTCCTTTCCCGCAGAGGCCCCGTACACTTCGTACCCCGCCCGATTGAGGACCGCAACGGTCAGGAGCAGAAGTTCGGGGTCGTCATCGATAACGAGTATTTTTGTTTTATCTGGTATCTTCTCTCCTTATCCGTTGTATTGTACGCAGAAAACCAGGGTGAGTCAATTTATTGCGAAAGCCCGCTGCTTCGACATGTTATCTTTCAATGCAAAAAACCCGCAAGAAGGTCACGGGCCGCATGGTCAGATTGCGTGAAGACCGGGGCCCGTCACAGGAAAAGAAAACCGGAAGCTTTCATCATGCTTTTTATTCATTAACCTTTTTAGCCGTTTCCTTCAGGTCCGGAAGAGGCAGCTCGCTCCTTTTGAGGTAAAGGAAACGGACCATGTAGTATTCGAAAGGATAGCCGCTCTCGTAGTACCGGAATGTCTCCCTGTGCCGTATATCGACGGCTTCCAGGGCCGATATCGCCATCTGGTTGACGTTTCCGTTCTCCACATTCTCGAAGGGCTTGGTAGTACCGAGAATCGCATAGCGGACTGCGGCGTCCACGGCGAACCCGCCCGCGCTGCGAAGGGTATTGGGACCAACCACCGGCACGACCAGATATGGCCCTGTATTAACGCCCCAGTATTCAAGGGTAAGGCCAAAATCCTCGCTTTCCTTTTTGAGGCCGAAGTGGGTGGCCGGGTCGAAGAGGCCGCCGATACCGATCGTGCTGTTAGTCGCGAAGCGGGCAAACGTCGAAAGGGCCTTTACGCCCTTTAGCTGGAGGAGGCTGTTGTAGAGCGTACGGAACTCCCCGACATTGCCGAAGAAGTTTGAAACCCCGGTCTGGACGAAGGCAGGGGTGACAAACTCATAGCCGCTCACCACGGGAAGGAAGAAGTACTTGTCGAAGTAGTAGTTGAAGGTGTACATCCTTCGGTTAAACCTTTCCCAGGGGTCGTCAATATCGGCA
Proteins encoded:
- a CDS encoding VacJ family lipoprotein — encoded protein: LRPVFPVIIMLYLALSLAGCATTAALPPEALPMHTLSEFSDDERIADIDDPWERFNRRMYTFNYYFDKYFFLPVVSGYEFVTPAFVQTGVSNFFGNVGEFRTLYNSLLQLKGVKALSTFARFATNSTIGIGGLFDPATHFGLKKESEDFGLTLEYWGVNTGPYLVVPVVGPNTLRSAGGFAVDAAVRYAILGTTKPFENVENGNVNQMAISALEAVDIRHRETFRYYESGYPFEYYMVRFLYLKRSELPLPDLKETAKKVNE